The following proteins come from a genomic window of Methanocella conradii HZ254:
- a CDS encoding Sec-independent protein translocase subunit TatA/TatB, with amino-acid sequence MVGFDEIIFIAIVALLLFGPDKLPEYIRELGRLYAEVKKAQRDLEAELNKAVQEPVKAQKPPSPTVAEIARKMGISVEGKAEDQLLKEIDEAITSKSGKV; translated from the coding sequence GTGGTAGGGTTCGACGAGATCATTTTTATCGCCATAGTAGCCCTCCTCCTGTTCGGGCCTGATAAGCTGCCAGAGTATATCCGCGAGCTGGGTAGGCTATATGCAGAGGTGAAGAAAGCCCAGCGAGACCTTGAAGCGGAGCTAAACAAGGCCGTCCAGGAGCCGGTTAAAGCTCAAAAGCCGCCATCGCCAACCGTGGCAGAGATCGCCCGCAAGATGGGGATTTCAGTGGAAGGCAAGGCCGAAGACCAGCTCTTAAAAGAGATAGACGAGGCCATTACCAGCAAATCTGGAAAGGTATAA